A window of Polyodon spathula isolate WHYD16114869_AA chromosome 22, ASM1765450v1, whole genome shotgun sequence contains these coding sequences:
- the LOC121296845 gene encoding tricarboxylate transport protein B, mitochondrial, protein MSGPQRFASPFHRPHCLAAAAPAGKTKLTHPGKAILAGGIAGGIEICITFPTEYVKTQLQLDAKANPPRYKGIVDCVKLTVKSHGVQGLYRGLSSLVYGSIPKAAVRFGMFEFLSNHMRDENGKLDGTRGLLCGLGAGVAEAVVVVCPMETIKVKFIHDQCSAKPQYRGYFQGVREIIRQHGLRGTYQGLTATVLKQGSNQAIRFYVMTSLKNWYKGNNPNKDMNPLVTGAFGAIAGAASVFGNTPIDVIKTRMQGLEAHKYKNTVNCAYQIMKHEGLRGFYKGTIPRLGRVCLDVALVFVIYEEVVKVLNRVWQTE, encoded by the exons ATGTCTGGCCCTCAAAGATTTGCAAGCCCGTTTCACAGACCTCACTGCCTTGCAGCTGCTGCCCCGGCTGGTAAAACGAAGCTAACTCACCCTGGCAAGGCTATTTTAGCAG GTGGGATTGCTGGAGGTATAGAGATCTGCATAACGTTTCCCACAGAATATGTCAAAACACAGCTGCAGCTGGATGCCAAGGCCAATCCACCGCGCTATAAAGGCATCG TTGACTGCGTGAAGCTGACAGTTAAGAGTCATGGGGTGCAAGGGCTGTACCGGGGGCTCAGCTCGCTGGTCTATGGCTCCATACCCAAGGCTGCAGTCAG GTTTGGCATGTTCGAGTTTCTCAGTAACCACATGAGAGATGAGAACGGGAAGCTGGACGGCACACGGGGGCTGCTGTGTGGACTGGGGGCCGGCGTGGCAGAGGCAGTGGTGGTGGTGTGCCCCATGGAGACCATCAAG GTGAAGTTCATTCATGATCAGTGCTCGGCCAAGCCGCAGTACAGGGGGTACTTCCAGGGAGTGAGGGAGATTATTCGGCAGCATG GTTTAAGAGGAACATATCAGGGTCTGACTGCAACGGTTCTGAAGCAGGGATCCAATCAGGCAATCCGCTTCTACGTCATGACGTCTCTGAAGAATTGGTATAAAG GTAATAACCCCAATAAGGATATGAACCCCTTGGTGACGGGTGCGTTTGGTGCCATTGCCGGAGCAGCCAGTGTGTTTGGGAACACCCCCATTGATGTGATTAAAACTCGAATGCAG GGACTCGAAGCCCACAAGTACAAAAACACAGTTAACTGCGCTTACCAAATCATGAAACATGAAGGACTGCGAGG GTTTTACAAGGGAACTATCCCTCGGCTGGGTCGTGTCTGCCTGGACGTGGCCCTAGTGTTCGTTATTTATGAAGAGGTGGTGAAGGTCCTGAACCGGGTCTGGCAGACTGAATGA